The proteins below are encoded in one region of Leptospira terpstrae serovar Hualin str. LT 11-33 = ATCC 700639:
- the fabG gene encoding 3-oxoacyl-ACP reductase FabG, whose product MISLSGKTAIVTGGARGIGKATCLKLASLGANIVVADMNPEATNATAEELKSKGYKAIAVVANVSVEEDAQKLIDSAKKEFGTVDILVNNAGITRDTLLMRMKKEQWDAVIAVNLTGTYLCTQAAIKVMMKQENGGSIINLSSISGENGNIGQTNYSASKAGVIGFTKAVALEMASRKVRCNAIAPGFIATEMTEAIPENIRHGMVQAIPLKRAGLPEDIANGIAFLASDASSFITGHILDINGGGFLPGGGH is encoded by the coding sequence ATGATTAGTTTATCAGGAAAAACAGCCATCGTAACAGGCGGGGCAAGAGGAATTGGAAAAGCAACTTGTTTGAAACTTGCTTCTCTTGGAGCCAACATCGTTGTAGCGGATATGAACCCAGAAGCAACCAATGCTACTGCGGAAGAATTAAAATCCAAAGGTTACAAAGCGATTGCAGTTGTGGCAAATGTTTCTGTTGAAGAAGATGCACAAAAACTAATTGATTCCGCTAAAAAAGAATTTGGAACAGTGGACATCCTTGTGAATAACGCTGGGATCACTCGTGATACACTCCTTATGAGAATGAAAAAAGAGCAGTGGGATGCTGTCATTGCAGTGAATCTTACTGGAACTTATCTTTGTACACAAGCAGCCATCAAAGTCATGATGAAACAAGAAAATGGTGGATCTATCATCAACCTTTCCTCTATCTCTGGTGAAAACGGAAACATTGGACAAACAAATTATTCTGCATCCAAAGCAGGTGTGATTGGTTTTACAAAAGCTGTGGCTCTTGAAATGGCTTCTAGAAAAGTTCGCTGTAATGCGATTGCTCCCGGTTTTATTGCGACTGAAATGACAGAAGCTATCCCTGAAAATATCAGACATGGTATGGTACAAGCAATCCCACTCAAACGTGCTGGTCTTCCAGAAGACATCGCTAACGGAATTGCATTCCTTGCATCGGATGCCTCATCCTTTATCACAGGACATATCTTAGATATCAATGGTGGTGGATTTTTACCAGGTGGCGGTCACTAA
- the cmk gene encoding (d)CMP kinase, translating to MSTLNIENVIAIDGPAGSGKSTLARMIAHKIGYLYLDSGAFYRALTLAIWDKFLETKEDESKFPFYTEKLADASLLEKDEEEFGYSVAKIPVHCELSSTGENLMYLGERDISHEIRDPEITKKIRYIAPRRAFREILNHHIREFAKSHKLVMDGRDIGTEVFPKSKFKFFLTASVEVRAKRRYDELVTKGFKADLKHIQEEIVARDESDTTRTVAPLKQASDAILIDTSTLDTETVLNTILSKVSSSGQI from the coding sequence ATGAGTACTCTGAATATTGAAAATGTCATCGCCATTGATGGACCAGCCGGCTCTGGAAAAAGTACACTTGCCCGTATGATCGCCCATAAAATTGGGTATCTTTACTTAGATTCAGGAGCCTTTTATAGAGCATTAACGCTCGCTATATGGGATAAGTTTTTGGAAACCAAAGAGGATGAGTCTAAGTTTCCTTTTTATACAGAAAAATTGGCAGATGCCAGTCTACTCGAAAAGGACGAAGAAGAGTTTGGCTATTCCGTGGCAAAAATTCCCGTACATTGTGAACTTTCTTCTACGGGAGAAAATTTAATGTATTTGGGAGAACGAGACATAAGTCATGAAATCCGCGATCCTGAGATCACAAAAAAAATCCGTTACATCGCCCCCAGGCGAGCCTTTCGAGAGATTCTAAACCACCATATCCGCGAATTCGCAAAAAGCCATAAACTGGTCATGGACGGTCGGGATATTGGAACCGAAGTTTTTCCCAAGTCGAAATTTAAATTTTTTCTGACCGCCTCTGTGGAAGTGCGGGCCAAACGCCGATACGATGAATTAGTTACAAAAGGCTTTAAAGCCGACCTAAAACACATCCAAGAGGAGATTGTGGCTCGGGATGAAAGTGACACCACCCGTACTGTGGCCCCCCTGAAACAGGCTTCGGACGCAATCCTGATTGACACGAGCACCCTCGACACGGAAACTGTCCTAAATACTATCCTGTCCAAGGTTTCATCCTCTGGGCAAATCTAA
- a CDS encoding histidine kinase dimerization/phosphoacceptor domain -containing protein, translating to MKLRNRNLDPERIADFECFRSGILELIVKNTPLTEILNEIVLGIETLNPSMICTVVLIENSKIRMGASPSLPKIFNEAIEGVSIGPETGSCGTAAYTGKRVIVEDIGTSPLWKNYKEIALSVGLASCWSEPIKSHTNETIGTFAIYHHEIASPNEFDIFIISETADLVSITIEKFNVSIKLTESERRFRDFFEKNSSVMLIIEPNSGEIINANQTAVQFYGYPHEILTKMKINEINMLPEEEIKQERMRALAEERSYFSFPHKLANGIIKQVEVYSTPIDTSNRHLLFSIIHDVTERKIAEEKVKSLLSEKEMILKEVHHRIKNNMTILYNLLDLQAGSQENEALRNSLKDATSRIKTMALLYDKLYLQMAFHELPLDAYLIPLTNEIISLFPYPVHINIEIGNFSLTAEQLQAIGIITNELLTNSLKYAGGNAKELEVQIKAWKENNEIHLLVKDNGKGFAHKDSNSDKFGFGLTLVMMLAKQLAGKLMFNGDAGAEFHIVFPIRTTHP from the coding sequence GTGAAACTTAGAAACCGCAATCTGGATCCAGAACGAATTGCTGACTTCGAATGTTTCCGTAGCGGAATTTTAGAGCTCATTGTCAAAAATACACCACTGACAGAGATACTAAACGAAATTGTTCTTGGGATTGAAACTCTCAACCCGAGCATGATTTGCACTGTAGTGCTTATTGAAAATTCTAAAATCAGAATGGGGGCTTCCCCTTCTCTCCCCAAAATTTTTAACGAAGCCATTGAAGGAGTGAGCATAGGACCTGAAACTGGTTCTTGTGGAACGGCAGCTTACACTGGGAAACGAGTCATTGTAGAAGATATAGGAACAAGTCCTTTATGGAAAAACTACAAAGAAATTGCTCTCAGTGTCGGACTTGCATCCTGTTGGTCGGAACCAATCAAATCCCACACTAATGAAACCATTGGTACCTTTGCTATTTACCACCATGAGATCGCTAGCCCCAATGAATTTGATATCTTTATCATCTCAGAGACTGCTGACCTAGTTAGCATAACCATAGAAAAATTCAATGTATCAATCAAACTAACAGAAAGCGAAAGAAGGTTCCGTGATTTTTTCGAAAAGAATTCTTCAGTAATGCTCATCATCGAACCAAATTCAGGTGAGATCATCAATGCCAACCAAACGGCCGTTCAATTTTACGGATATCCTCATGAAATTCTAACAAAAATGAAAATTAATGAAATCAATATGCTTCCTGAAGAGGAGATAAAACAAGAGAGGATGCGGGCACTCGCCGAAGAAAGGAGTTATTTTTCTTTTCCACACAAATTGGCCAATGGAATCATCAAACAAGTAGAAGTTTACTCTACGCCTATTGACACAAGCAACCGCCACTTATTATTTTCCATCATCCACGATGTTACTGAAAGGAAAATAGCGGAAGAAAAAGTGAAATCCCTTCTTTCTGAAAAGGAAATGATTCTAAAAGAAGTACACCATAGAATCAAAAACAACATGACAATCCTTTACAATCTTTTGGATCTCCAAGCAGGGTCACAAGAAAACGAAGCTTTACGAAATTCATTAAAAGATGCAACCAGTCGTATCAAAACCATGGCCCTATTGTATGATAAACTTTACTTACAAATGGCATTCCATGAACTCCCTTTAGATGCATACCTTATCCCATTGACCAACGAGATCATATCCCTGTTCCCCTATCCAGTTCATATAAATATCGAAATCGGGAACTTTTCTCTCACTGCAGAACAACTTCAGGCTATAGGAATTATTACCAACGAACTTCTTACCAACAGTTTAAAATATGCTGGTGGAAATGCCAAAGAGTTAGAAGTCCAAATCAAAGCTTGGAAAGAAAATAACGAAATTCATTTGTTGGTTAAGGATAATGGAAAGGGATTTGCACATAAGGATTCCAATTCAGACAAATTTGGATTTGGTTTGACTTTGGTGATGATGTTAGCCAAACAACTCGCCGGCAAACTCATGTTTAATGGAGATGCCGGAGCAGAGTTTCATATTGTATTTCCTATTCGAACCACCCATCCTTAG
- a CDS encoding tetratricopeptide repeat protein translates to MDKFHKKNPLEQKKQAELIQKDEFADFEGSKAELAFLKFTHFLARNRKSVFISLASAIVVLAVIIGFFEYRAYLFEKETVTLEDLKLTHQKSKVGLDAQIQSLEVFLQNQSTGKMELRVWKDLSKLYAEKGEFGKAAGYLEDAAKKIDTPKEIKALYFYIAGNYREREKNNAKSLENYKIAATVIEPARELNGFKAWAYYQAGRLSYLNGDKAGAKQYLEKAVKLESAESGEDVKLLSSYLLLKLGKN, encoded by the coding sequence ATGGATAAGTTTCATAAAAAAAACCCACTCGAACAAAAGAAACAAGCCGAACTCATCCAAAAAGATGAGTTCGCTGATTTTGAAGGTTCCAAAGCAGAACTCGCTTTTTTAAAGTTCACACATTTTTTAGCTCGAAACCGTAAGTCTGTTTTTATCAGTCTTGCTTCCGCTATTGTTGTGTTAGCTGTCATCATCGGATTTTTCGAATACCGTGCTTATCTTTTTGAAAAAGAAACGGTAACTTTGGAAGATTTGAAACTCACCCACCAAAAATCAAAAGTGGGGCTTGATGCTCAAATCCAAAGTTTAGAAGTGTTTTTACAAAACCAAAGTACCGGTAAAATGGAACTTCGGGTTTGGAAAGACCTCTCGAAACTCTATGCGGAAAAAGGGGAATTCGGAAAAGCTGCCGGATACTTGGAAGATGCTGCTAAAAAAATTGATACTCCTAAAGAAATCAAAGCCCTTTATTTTTACATTGCTGGCAATTACCGAGAACGGGAAAAAAACAATGCGAAGTCTTTAGAAAACTATAAGATTGCTGCTACCGTGATTGAACCTGCTAGAGAACTGAATGGATTTAAAGCTTGGGCTTATTACCAAGCGGGACGATTGTCTTACCTTAACGGGGATAAGGCGGGAGCCAAGCAGTATCTGGAAAAAGCAGTTAAGTTGGAAAGTGCAGAATCTGGAGAAGATGTGAAACTCCTTTCCAGTTATTTACTCTTAAAACTCGGGAAAAACTAA
- the rpmF gene encoding 50S ribosomal protein L32, with amino-acid sequence MAVPKRRKSKSKVRTKRAHHAIGKPNLNPCSNCGSFVLSHRVCPYCGFYKGKLVVAQKVKKTTEDN; translated from the coding sequence ATGGCAGTCCCAAAGAGACGTAAATCAAAATCGAAAGTTAGAACGAAAAGAGCCCATCACGCGATAGGCAAGCCTAACTTAAACCCGTGTTCCAATTGTGGTTCATTTGTTCTGTCCCACCGTGTTTGCCCTTATTGCGGTTTTTATAAGGGAAAACTCGTAGTCGCTCAAAAAGTTAAAAAAACGACCGAAGATAACTAA
- the plsX gene encoding phosphate acyltransferase PlsX has translation MWVAVDAMSGDYGPEGIVEGAVLAVREFGLSVSLVGDEQELLDILLKFDYDTEKIRVIHSTEIIGMNDSPSIAVRAMEDSSVVKAVRLVADKECIGVFSPGNTGATMAAALLHLGRLPGVLRPPIAAHIPREEGPPVLLLDAGANVDCKPEYLAQFAVMGEIYARELFGIQNPKVGILSNGEEDKKGNTVSVKTFDLLKKIPFNFVGNVEGRDLYGGGREVDVVVCDGFIGNIVLKATEGLAKSIFNVLKNSIRQSSLAQTGALLLKSTFTAVKKRLDYAEYGGALLLGVEGICMIGHGSSNALAVKNAVRVISECAKHGINDRIRTRLGEYKTLLSDSV, from the coding sequence ATGTGGGTCGCCGTGGACGCGATGAGCGGAGATTACGGCCCTGAAGGTATCGTCGAGGGCGCGGTACTGGCAGTACGAGAATTCGGACTGTCAGTTTCCTTAGTTGGCGACGAACAAGAGTTACTTGATATCCTGTTAAAATTTGATTATGACACTGAGAAAATCCGTGTCATTCATTCTACCGAAATCATAGGTATGAATGATTCTCCATCCATAGCAGTCCGCGCTATGGAGGATTCTTCCGTAGTCAAAGCAGTTCGTTTAGTGGCAGATAAAGAATGTATCGGTGTGTTTTCTCCGGGAAACACAGGTGCTACTATGGCTGCCGCATTACTTCACTTAGGTCGCCTGCCTGGCGTTCTACGACCTCCCATAGCTGCTCATATTCCTAGAGAAGAAGGACCACCTGTTCTTTTGTTAGACGCTGGCGCAAACGTTGATTGTAAACCTGAATACCTTGCTCAATTTGCTGTGATGGGTGAAATTTATGCCCGTGAACTTTTTGGAATCCAAAATCCAAAAGTTGGAATCCTCTCTAATGGGGAAGAAGATAAAAAAGGAAATACAGTCTCTGTCAAAACCTTTGACCTGTTAAAAAAAATACCATTTAACTTTGTCGGAAACGTAGAAGGCCGCGATCTTTATGGTGGTGGGCGTGAAGTGGATGTTGTTGTTTGCGATGGATTTATAGGGAACATTGTTCTGAAAGCAACAGAAGGACTTGCTAAATCTATATTCAATGTTTTAAAGAATTCTATAAGACAATCAAGTCTTGCTCAAACAGGAGCATTGCTTTTAAAATCAACTTTTACAGCTGTAAAAAAACGTTTAGACTATGCGGAATATGGTGGTGCCCTTCTTCTTGGTGTAGAAGGGATTTGTATGATTGGTCATGGTTCTTCAAATGCACTCGCAGTAAAAAATGCAGTGCGTGTCATCTCAGAGTGCGCCAAACACGGAATTAACGATCGAATTCGAACAAGACTTGGCGAATACAAAACTCTTTTGAGTGATTCGGTATAA
- the hisG gene encoding ATP phosphoribosyltransferase, producing MLTLALPKGRLAEETAILLQSKGWLNTLPSEGSKELTFVSEDKRLRLLFVRSQDVCTYVEEAAADAGIVGWDILKEGGFDLIAPVDLKLGACRLSLASFPDFDLFAKRSKVRVATKYPNLTREYFFSKGISCEIIKLYGSIELAPIVGLSDCIVDLVSTGGTLKANGLKEFESILYSTARLVCNRSAFYHKHTELRSLIESLEN from the coding sequence ATGTTGACTTTGGCTCTTCCGAAAGGTAGGCTTGCCGAAGAAACTGCAATTCTTTTGCAATCCAAAGGATGGCTAAACACTTTGCCATCCGAAGGTTCAAAAGAACTTACCTTTGTCTCAGAAGACAAACGTCTTCGTCTTTTATTTGTCAGATCCCAAGATGTTTGCACCTATGTGGAAGAAGCTGCCGCTGACGCCGGAATTGTAGGTTGGGACATCCTAAAGGAAGGGGGATTTGACCTGATTGCTCCAGTGGATTTAAAACTGGGAGCCTGTCGGCTCTCTCTTGCCTCTTTTCCCGACTTTGATCTATTTGCAAAACGCTCCAAAGTGCGAGTGGCGACCAAATACCCTAACCTGACTCGGGAATATTTTTTTTCCAAAGGGATTTCTTGCGAAATTATCAAACTTTATGGTTCGATTGAACTGGCGCCGATTGTAGGGCTTTCCGACTGCATTGTGGATTTAGTTTCTACCGGGGGGACATTAAAAGCCAATGGACTGAAGGAATTTGAGTCCATTTTATACAGTACAGCCCGTTTGGTATGCAATCGCTCCGCTTTTTATCATAAACACACCGAATTACGGTCTCTTATCGAGAGCCTAGAAAATTAA
- a CDS encoding 30S ribosomal protein S1, giving the protein MNSTNPSSPKNETTSSFGELLEKWESQSQAQEQENSAGKGTLIEGTVVDVIGDTVFLDIGEKLEARVSREDFSETPKRGEKVSAIIKKRVDGYCVLSKKEADQRVGWETIKDASQNGYPLSGKIVGEVKNKGYLVESEGIQLFLPASHVGVRFKESTEGGKEFSFKIIELNEKTRTGVVSRKTLLDEINGEKWEELLGKVKVGDKVNGKVVKIANFGVFLSVYDVVGLLRQNDISYKKFAPFKQYFNIGAEVEVIVLEVDKENNKLSLGIKQLYEDPWIWAKKELEKGMVVRGIVTSLTNFGAFVELKEGLEGLIHTTELSWAKKPPHPKDVLKKGQEVDSEILDIDFEARRLSLGLKQLLPNPWEALSANVRAGNVLEGKITGITKYGAFVEVESGIAGLIHISDITWDEKEKNPLNLLKKGQSVQYKILDVNLDAQRISCGLKQLSEHPYEALRKKYPPGTLVEGRVKSIVSFGVFVEVEPGYEGLVHISEIPDGRNIKLEDLYKVGESVRTVVVKIEPNNKKISLSIKDFDKAVEREEMAKYMKEDNQPSRESIGSFMNLNQNR; this is encoded by the coding sequence TTGAATTCAACCAACCCATCCTCCCCCAAAAATGAGACCACTTCTTCCTTCGGCGAATTATTAGAGAAGTGGGAATCGCAGTCACAAGCACAAGAACAAGAGAACTCCGCAGGAAAAGGTACCCTCATTGAAGGGACTGTAGTCGATGTCATCGGTGACACTGTTTTCCTCGATATCGGAGAGAAATTGGAAGCTCGTGTTTCTCGTGAAGACTTCTCAGAAACGCCAAAACGCGGTGAGAAAGTCAGTGCGATCATTAAGAAGCGGGTCGACGGATACTGTGTCCTCTCCAAAAAAGAAGCGGACCAAAGAGTTGGTTGGGAAACCATCAAAGACGCAAGTCAAAACGGATACCCCCTTTCTGGAAAAATAGTAGGAGAAGTAAAAAACAAAGGTTACCTCGTAGAAAGCGAAGGCATCCAACTTTTCCTTCCTGCCTCTCACGTAGGGGTAAGGTTTAAAGAATCCACAGAAGGTGGAAAAGAATTTTCCTTCAAAATCATTGAATTAAATGAAAAAACGAGAACCGGTGTGGTCTCTCGCAAAACCCTTCTCGACGAAATCAACGGTGAGAAGTGGGAAGAACTCCTTGGCAAAGTAAAAGTGGGAGACAAAGTAAACGGGAAAGTGGTGAAGATCGCCAACTTTGGTGTTTTCCTTTCTGTTTACGATGTGGTAGGTCTTCTTCGCCAAAACGATATTTCTTATAAAAAATTTGCTCCTTTCAAACAGTACTTCAACATCGGCGCCGAAGTCGAAGTGATTGTTCTTGAAGTAGATAAAGAGAATAACAAACTCTCTTTAGGGATCAAACAACTCTATGAAGATCCATGGATTTGGGCGAAAAAAGAACTCGAAAAAGGTATGGTGGTGCGAGGAATCGTTACCTCTCTTACTAACTTCGGTGCTTTCGTTGAACTCAAAGAAGGATTGGAAGGTCTTATCCATACTACAGAACTTTCTTGGGCAAAAAAACCACCACATCCAAAAGATGTTTTGAAAAAAGGCCAAGAAGTTGATTCTGAAATTTTAGACATCGATTTCGAAGCAAGACGTTTGTCTCTCGGACTCAAACAACTTCTTCCTAACCCTTGGGAAGCTCTTTCTGCTAACGTTCGTGCCGGAAACGTGCTCGAAGGAAAAATCACTGGAATCACTAAATACGGTGCTTTCGTGGAAGTAGAAAGTGGAATCGCAGGACTCATTCATATCTCCGACATCACTTGGGATGAAAAAGAAAAGAATCCTTTAAACCTTTTGAAAAAAGGCCAATCGGTTCAGTACAAAATACTCGATGTGAACTTAGATGCACAACGAATCAGCTGTGGTTTAAAACAACTATCAGAACACCCATACGAAGCTCTTCGCAAAAAATACCCACCGGGTACTCTGGTAGAAGGTCGTGTGAAATCCATTGTTAGCTTTGGAGTGTTCGTAGAAGTAGAACCAGGTTATGAAGGACTTGTTCACATTTCAGAAATTCCAGATGGTCGTAACATTAAGTTAGAAGATCTTTACAAAGTGGGTGAATCCGTTCGCACAGTGGTTGTAAAAATTGAACCTAACAATAAGAAGATTTCTCTCTCTATCAAAGATTTTGATAAAGCGGTAGAACGTGAAGAGATGGCAAAATACATGAAAGAAGACAACCAACCTTCTCGTGAATCCATCGGTTCTTTTATGAATTTAAACCAAAACCGATAG
- a CDS encoding AraC family transcriptional regulator has product MSFFSQNYNDSINFFLLFSSLLGLLYAIGEFFSYHKSRKQILLGIIFLGTSFLLFHFYLVSSGTIKGLYYLFLTDLPVVAGIGVLLDEYFLTVLEGKFRSFRRLSYRMVPLFLFLVSILIWNVWHKDYYLGNSETPAHSFLDRPLLLVLPAILIYIWCMLRIFRRISKQIRFSTLRKKPTLKIGLLIVGFCLALSLHGLKTLVFGGQNSHQVTGVAIGLFFCFLYVLRQSYPDFFLEVRKIVEEEKKERISQISKLDHNLIRNKLQDLFETEKIYREEKLSLRELSERMDLSSHQLSEFLNMEIKLSFYQYTNLYRVKEAKEKIEKEPERSLLAIAYDVGFGSKSTFNEAFKKETGTTPREYREKILKKHPSR; this is encoded by the coding sequence ATGTCTTTCTTTTCTCAAAATTACAATGATTCCATAAACTTCTTTCTTTTGTTTTCATCACTCCTCGGTTTATTATATGCGATCGGTGAATTCTTCAGTTACCATAAAAGTAGAAAACAAATCCTCCTTGGAATCATCTTTCTCGGAACAAGTTTTCTTTTATTTCACTTTTATCTAGTTTCCTCAGGCACAATCAAAGGGTTGTATTATCTTTTTCTCACTGACTTACCTGTTGTAGCAGGCATTGGTGTTTTGTTAGATGAATATTTTCTTACCGTTTTAGAAGGGAAATTTCGTTCTTTTCGCAGATTATCTTATCGAATGGTTCCTTTGTTTTTATTCCTCGTTTCGATATTGATCTGGAATGTTTGGCATAAAGATTATTACTTAGGAAATTCTGAAACACCTGCTCATTCCTTTTTGGATCGTCCACTTCTACTCGTTTTGCCTGCGATTCTAATTTATATTTGGTGTATGTTACGAATCTTTAGAAGGATATCAAAACAAATTCGTTTTAGTACACTTAGGAAAAAACCCACTTTAAAGATTGGCCTTTTGATTGTTGGTTTTTGTTTGGCACTCTCTCTACATGGTTTAAAAACTTTGGTTTTTGGCGGCCAAAATTCTCACCAAGTAACCGGTGTGGCCATTGGACTTTTTTTCTGTTTTTTATATGTGCTTAGGCAATCCTATCCTGATTTCTTTTTGGAAGTTCGTAAGATTGTAGAAGAAGAAAAAAAAGAAAGAATTTCTCAAATTTCCAAACTGGATCACAACCTAATTCGTAACAAATTACAAGATCTGTTTGAAACAGAAAAGATATACCGAGAAGAAAAACTTAGTCTCCGCGAACTTTCCGAAAGAATGGATCTTAGTTCTCACCAACTCTCTGAATTTCTAAATATGGAAATCAAACTGAGCTTCTACCAGTATACAAATCTATACCGAGTGAAAGAAGCTAAGGAAAAAATAGAAAAAGAACCGGAAAGGTCGCTTCTTGCGATTGCTTATGATGTAGGTTTTGGTTCTAAATCTACTTTTAATGAAGCCTTCAAAAAAGAAACAGGAACCACTCCGAGAGAATATAGAGAAAAAATCCTAAAAAAACATCCATCTCGATAA
- a CDS encoding DUF1538 domain-containing protein: MARNEKEESIQIGFRETITLVVPYFQKKIWGQIKAVVWIVLYLALFQLFILRIPIKEAGLIALGISAVVLGLTFFLEGLFLGLMPLGEALGLRLPQKLGIFSIMLFSVFMGVGATLAEPAISILRACGSKVLPWEAPLLYFLLNEGSLYLYLSIAIGVGISVVFGMLRFLFGFSLMRILVPTIFILLGVSIYAYFDENLKFISGLAWDSGAVTTGPVTVPLVVALGIGISKVAEKNEQSSAYGVVTLASLFPVLSVFLVGMYFSNQLPKPMPEETFFKQGITLAQAKLLLGDSHWTSPIKKVSLPKTTSAPELYQKAKEIIFGAVQLAIRAILPLSIFLFLFLAFILREKIPYPEEVFLGIGFSIIGLTIFNFGIIFGLNKLGDQVGGKLPSTFRSIELVDSTKFIPNFNPKSVLKAVNEEGKEEKFFYLKERKSYTGIPFHEENWNRTNKVYEYVPIHGPIFGKEDNLLGYLVVLVFAFFLGYSATLAEPALSALGKTVEETTVGTFRKSLLIQSVAVGVGLGTLLGMLKILLEIPLVWILVPVYLSLLVLNTFSKSEFIDIAWDSAGVTTGPITVPLIIAMGLGIGNQMGTVDGFGILAAASAFPILSVLLMGMMVEKSHKLSLRDSELKEK; the protein is encoded by the coding sequence ATCCATCCAAATTGGATTTAGAGAAACCATCACCCTAGTAGTACCATATTTTCAGAAAAAAATTTGGGGCCAGATCAAAGCAGTCGTCTGGATTGTCTTATACCTTGCGCTCTTTCAATTATTTATTTTACGAATCCCTATCAAAGAAGCTGGCCTCATCGCCTTGGGAATCTCTGCTGTAGTCCTAGGTCTCACATTTTTTTTAGAAGGATTGTTTCTTGGACTTATGCCCTTGGGTGAGGCCTTAGGATTACGATTGCCACAAAAATTAGGAATCTTTAGCATCATGTTATTTTCTGTTTTTATGGGAGTTGGGGCAACTCTTGCCGAACCTGCCATATCCATACTACGTGCATGCGGTAGTAAAGTTCTACCTTGGGAGGCACCTCTCCTTTACTTTTTACTCAATGAAGGATCTCTTTATCTTTATTTATCCATAGCCATCGGTGTGGGAATTTCAGTAGTGTTTGGGATGTTGCGATTTTTATTTGGATTTTCTTTGATGAGGATCCTTGTCCCAACCATATTTATATTGTTAGGTGTAAGTATTTACGCCTATTTCGATGAAAACTTAAAATTCATTTCAGGATTAGCTTGGGATTCAGGTGCCGTCACCACAGGACCCGTGACAGTTCCTCTGGTAGTGGCTTTAGGTATTGGAATCTCTAAGGTTGCTGAAAAAAACGAACAAAGCAGCGCCTATGGAGTTGTGACTCTTGCTTCTCTTTTCCCAGTGCTCTCTGTATTTCTTGTGGGAATGTATTTTTCAAATCAATTACCCAAACCAATGCCAGAAGAAACTTTTTTCAAACAAGGCATCACTTTAGCGCAAGCAAAACTACTGCTTGGTGATTCCCATTGGACTTCTCCTATAAAAAAAGTATCCTTACCGAAAACTACTTCTGCACCGGAATTATATCAAAAAGCTAAAGAGATTATTTTCGGTGCCGTACAACTAGCAATAAGAGCAATTCTTCCCCTTTCGATTTTTTTATTTTTATTTTTGGCATTCATACTTAGAGAAAAAATCCCTTACCCAGAAGAAGTTTTTTTAGGAATTGGTTTTTCCATTATTGGTCTTACCATTTTTAATTTTGGGATTATCTTTGGACTAAACAAACTAGGAGACCAAGTGGGAGGGAAACTTCCCTCTACATTTCGTTCGATTGAACTTGTGGACTCTACAAAATTCATTCCTAACTTCAATCCAAAATCAGTTTTAAAAGCCGTAAACGAAGAAGGTAAAGAAGAAAAATTTTTCTATCTCAAAGAACGAAAATCCTACACAGGAATTCCTTTCCATGAAGAGAATTGGAACCGAACCAATAAAGTTTACGAATACGTTCCCATCCATGGTCCCATATTTGGAAAAGAAGATAATTTATTAGGTTACTTAGTTGTTTTAGTATTTGCTTTCTTTTTGGGATACAGCGCCACCCTCGCAGAACCAGCATTATCTGCTCTTGGAAAAACAGTCGAAGAAACAACTGTAGGAACATTTCGTAAATCCCTCCTCATCCAATCAGTGGCTGTTGGTGTTGGCCTTGGTACTTTACTCGGGATGTTAAAGATTTTACTAGAAATCCCACTGGTATGGATCTTAGTTCCGGTTTATCTATCCTTACTTGTTTTAAATACCTTCAGTAAATCAGAGTTTATCGATATTGCTTGGGATAGTGCCGGTGTCACGACGGGTCCCATCACAGTTCCATTAATCATCGCCATGGGACTCGGGATTGGAAACCAAATGGGCACAGTGGATGGATTCGGAATCCTTGCTGCAGCTTCTGCGTTTCCCATTCTTTCTGTTTTACTTATGGGTATGATGGTGGAAAAATCCCACAAACTCTCGTTACGTGATTCCGAGTTAAAAGAGAAATAA